The following coding sequences lie in one Arabidopsis thaliana chromosome 3, partial sequence genomic window:
- the DCL3 gene encoding dicer-like 3 (dicer-like 3 (DCL3); CONTAINS InterPro DOMAIN/s: DNA/RNA helicase, DEAD/DEAH box type, N-terminal (InterPro:IPR011545), DEAD-like helicase, N-terminal (InterPro:IPR014001), Argonaute/Dicer protein, PAZ (InterPro:IPR003100), DNA/RNA helicase, C-terminal (InterPro:IPR001650), Helicase, superfamily 1/2, ATP-binding domain (InterPro:IPR014021), Ribonuclease III (InterPro:IPR000999); BEST Arabidopsis thaliana protein match is: dicer-like 1 (TAIR:AT1G01040.1); Has 13599 Blast hits to 8740 proteins in 2670 species: Archae - 198; Bacteria - 7991; Metazoa - 1636; Fungi - 703; Plants - 621; Viruses - 45; Other Eukaryotes - 2405 (source: NCBI BLink).) — MHSSLEPEKMEEGGGSNSLKRKFSEIDGDQNLDSVSSPMMTDSNGSYELKVYEVAKNRNIIAVLGTGIDKSEITKRLIKAMGSSDTDKRLIIFLAPTVNLVKQQCCEIRALVNLKVEEYFGAKGVDKWTSQRWDEEFSKHDVLVMTPQILLDVLRSAFLKLEMVCLLIIDECHHTTGNHPYAKLMKEFYHESTSKPKIFGLTASAVIRKAQVSELERLMDSKIFNPEEREGVEKFATTVKEGPILYNPSPSCSLELKEKLETSHLKFDASLRRLQELGKDSFLNMDNKFETYQKRLSIDYREILHCLDNLGLICAHLAAEVCLEKISDTKEESETYKECSMVCKEFLEDILSTIGVYLPQDDKSLVDLQQNHLSAVISGHVSPKLKELFHLLDSFRGDKQKQCLILVERIITAKVIERFVKKEASLAYLNVLYLTENNPSTNVSAQKMQIEIPDLFQHGKVNLLFITDVVEEGFQVPDCSCMVCFDLPKTMCSYSQSQKHAKQSNSKSIMFLERGNPKQRDHLHDLMRREVLIQDPEAPNLKSCPPPVKNGHGVKEIGSMVIPDSNITVSEEAASTQTMSDPPSRNEQLPPCKKLRLDNNLLQSNGKEKVASSKSKSSSSAAGSKKRKELHGTTCANALSGTWGENIDGATFQAYKFDFCCNISGEVYSSFSLLLESTLAEDVGKVEMDLYLVRKLVKASVSPCGQIRLSQEELVKAKYFQQFFFNGMFGKLFVGSKSQGTKREFLLQTDTSSLWHPAFMFLLLPVETNDLASSATIDWSAINSCASIVEFLKKNSLLDLRDSDGNQCNTSSGQEVLLDDKMEETNLIHFANASSDKNSLEELVVIAIHTGRIYSIVEAVSDSSAMSPFEVDASSGYATYAEYFNKKYGIVLAHPNQPLMKLKQSHHAHNLLVDFNEEMVVKTEPKAGNVRKRKPNIHAHLPPELLARIDVPRAVLKSIYLLPSVMHRLESLMLASQLREEIDCSIDNFSISSTSILEAVTTLTCPESFSMERLELLGDSVLKYVASCHLFLKYPDKDEGQLSRQRQSIISNSNLHRLTTSRKLQGYIRNGAFEPRRWTAPGQFSLFPVPCKCGIDTREVPLDPKFFTENMTIKIGKSCDMGHRWVVSKSVSDCAEALIGAYYVSGGLSASLHMMKWLGIDVDFDPNLVVEAINRVSLRCYIPKEDELIELERKIQHEFSAKFLLKEAITHSSLRESYSYERLEFLGDSVLDFLITRHLFNTYEQTGPGEMTDLRSACVNNENFAQVAVKNNLHTHLQRCATVLETQINDYLMSFQKPDETGRSIPSIQGPKALGDVVESIAGALLIDTRLDLDQVWRVFEPLLSPLVTPDKLQLPPYRELNELCDSLGYFFRVKCSNDGVKAQATIQLQLDDVLLTGDGSEQTNKLALGKAASHLLTQLEKRNISRKTSLGDNQSSMDVNLACNHSDRETLTSETTEIQSIVIPFIGPINMKKGGPRGTLHEFCKKHLWPMPTFDTSEEKSRTPFEFIDGGEKRTSFSSFTSTITLRIPNREAVMYAGEARPDKKSSFDSAVVELLYELERRKIVIIQK, encoded by the exons ATGCATTCGTCGTTGGAGCCGGAGAAAATGGAGGAAGGTGGGGGAAGCAATTCGCTTAAGAGAAAATTCTCTGAAATCGATGGAGATCAAAATCTTGATTCTGTCTCTTCTCCTATGATGACTGACTCTAATGg taGTTATGAATTGAAAGTGTACGAGGTTGCTAAGAACAGGAACATAATTGCTGTTTTGGGGACAGGGATTGATAAGTCAGAGATCACTAAGAGGCTTATCAAAGCTATGGGTTCTTCTGATACAGACAAAAGATTGATAATTTTCTTGGCCCCAACTGTGAATCTTGTTAAACAG CAATGCTGTGAGATCAGAGCACTTGTGAATTTGAAAGTTGAAGAGTACTTTGGAGCTAAAGGAGTTGATAAATGGACATCTCAGCGCTGGGATGAGGAATTTAGCAAGCACGAT GTTTTAGTTATGACTCCTCAAATATTATTGGATGTCCTTAGAAGTGCATTCCTGAAACTAGAGATGGTATGTCTTCTAATAATAGATGAATGCCACCATACCACTGGCAATCATCCCTATGCGAAGTTAATGAAG GAATTCTATCACGAATCCACTAGCAAACCGAAGATATTTGGATTGACTGCGTCAGCCGTCATTAGAAAAG CTCAAGTATCAGAACTTGAGAGACTCATGGACTCAAAG ATTTTTAATCCTGAAGAGCGTGAAGGAGTGGAAAAGTTTGCTACAACGGTTAAAGAAGGTCCAATATTGTATAACCCATCACCATCCTGTAGTTTGgaattgaaagaaaagttaGAAACTTCACACCTCAag TTTGATGCTTCTCTTAGAAGGCTTCAAGAGTTGGGAAAAGACAGTTTTCTGAATATGGATAATAAGTTTGAGACATATCAAAAGAGATTGTCTATCGACTACAGAGAGATTTTGCATTGCCTTGATAATCTTGGCCTGATTTGCGCACACTTG GCGGCTGAAGTCTGCTTGGAGAAAATCTCAGATACGAAAGAGGAAAGTGAAACTTATAAAGAATGCTCAATGGTGTGCAAGGAATTTCTTGAGGATATTTTATCCACCATTGGGGTGTATTTGCCGCAAG ATGATAAGAGTCTGGTAGATTTGCAGCAAAACCATCTGTCAGCAGTAATTTCTGGGCATGTATCTCCAAAGCTAAAAGAACTCTTCCATCTATTGGATTCCTTTAG AGGTGACAAGCAAAAGCAGTGCCTTATTTTAGTTGAGAGAATTATAACTGCGAAAGTGATCGAAAGATTCGTTAAGAAAGAAGCCTCTTTGGCTTACCTTAATGTCTTGTATTTAACCGAAAACAACCCCTCCACCAATGTATCGGCACAGAAAATGCAAATTGAAATCCCTGATTTATTTCAACATGGCAAG GTGAATCTTTTATTCATCACAGATGTGGTTGAAGAGGGATTTCAGGTTCCAGATTGCTCATGCATGGTTTGTTTTGACCTGCCCAAAACAATGTGTAGTTACTCGCAGTCTCAAAAACATGCCAAACAGAGTAATTCTAAGTCTATCATGTTTCTTGAAAG AGGGAACCCGAAGCAAAGAGACCATCTGCATGACCTTATGCGAAGAGAAGTCCTAATTCAAGATCCAGAAGCTCCAAACTTGAAATCGTGTCCACCTCCAGTGAAAAATGGACACGGTGTGAAGGAGATTGGATCCATGGTTATCCCAGATTCTAACATAACTGTATCTGAGGAAGCAGCTTCCACACAAACTATGAGTGATCCTCCTAGCAGAAATGAGCAGTTACCACCGTGTAAAAAGTTACGCTTGGATAACAATCTCTTACAATCCAACGGCAAAGAGAAGGTTGCCTCTTCTAAAAGTAAATCATCTTCATCGGCTGCAG GTTCAAAAAAACGTAAGGAGTTGCACGGAACAACCTGTGCAAACGCATTGTCAGGAACCTGGGGAGAAAATATTGATGGCGCCACCTTTCAGGCTTATAAGTTTGACTTCTGTTGTAATATTTCTGGCGAAGTATACTcgagtttctctcttttgcttgAGTCAACTCTCGCCGAGGATGTTGGTAAAGTTGAGATGGACCTTTACTTGGTCAGGAAGCTTGTCAAGGCTTCTGTCTCACCTTGTGGCCAGATACGTTTGAGTCAAGAGGAG CTGGTCaaagcaaaatattttcagCAGTTTTTCTTTAATGGCATGTTTGGAAAGTTGTTTGTTGGATCTAAGTCACAGGgaacaaagagagaattttTGCTTCAAACTGACACTAGTTCTCTTTGGCACCCTGCCTTTATGTTTCTACTGCTACCAGTTGAAACAAATGATCTAGCTTCGAGTGCGACAATTGATTGGTCAGCTATCAACTCCTGTGCCTCAATAGTTGAGTTCTTGAAGAAAAATTCTCTTCTTGATCTTCGGGATAGTGATGGGAATCAGTGCAATACCTCATCCGGTCAGGAAGTCTTACTAGACGATAAAATGGAAGAAACGAATCTGATTCATTTTGCCAATGCTTCGTCTGATAAAAATAGTCTCGAAGAACTTGTGGTCATTGCAATTCATACTGGACGGATATACTCTATAGTTGAAGCCGTAAGCGATTCTTCTGCTATGAGCCCCTTTGAGGTGGATGCCTCATCAGGCTATGCTACTTATGCagaatattttaacaaaaa GTATGGGATTGTTTTAGCGCACCCGAACCAGCCGTTGATGAAGTTGAAGCAGAGTCACCATGCGCACAACCTTTTAGTCGACTTCAATGAAGAGA TGGTTGTGAAGACAGAACCAAAAGCTGGCAATGTTAGGAAAAGAAAACCGAATATCCATGCGCATTTGCCTCCAGAGCTTTTGGCTAGAATTGATGTACCGCGTGCTGTGCTAAAATCAATCTACTTGCTGCCTTCAGTGATGCACCGCCTAGAGTCTCTAATGTTGGCCAGCCAGCTTAGGGAAGAGATTGATTGTAGCATAGATAACTTCAGTATATCAAGTACATCG ATTCTTGAAGCAGTTACAACACTTACATGCCCCGAATCATTTTCAATGGAGCGGTTGGAACTGCTCGGGGATTCAGTCTTGAAGTATGTTGCGAGCTGTCATCTATTCCTTAAGTATCCTGACAAAGATGAGGGGCAACTATCACGGCAGAGACAATCGATTATATCTAACTCAAATCTTCACCGCTTGACAACCAGTCGCAAACTACAG GGATACATAAGAAATGGCGCTTTTGAACCGCGTCGCTGGACTGCACCTGGtcaattttctctttttcctgtTCCTTGCAAGTGTGGGATTGATACTAGAGAAGTACCATTGGACCCAAAATTCTTCACAGAAAACATGACTATCAAAATAGGCAAGTCTTGCGACATGGGTCATAGATGGGTAGTTTCAAAATCTGTATCAGATTGCGCTGAGGCCCTGATTGGTGCCTATTATGTAAGCGGTGGATTGTCTGCTTCTCTCCATATGATGAAATGGCTCGGTATTGACGTCGATTTTGACCCAAACCTAGTCGTTGAAGCCATCAATAGAGTTTCTCTACGGTGTTACATTCCTAAAGAAGATGAGCTCATAGAGTTGGAGAGAAAGATCCAACATGAATTCTCTGCaaagtttcttttaaaagaGGCTATCACACACTCCTCTCTTCGTGAATCCTATTCATACGAG AGATTAGAGTTTCTTGGCGATTCTGTACTGGATTTTCTAATAACCCGTCATCTTTTTAACACCTACGAACAAACTGGGCCTGGAGAGATGACCGATCTTCGTTCTGCATGTGTaaacaatgaaaattttgCGCAAGTTGCAGTGAAAAATAACCTGCATACCCACCTTCAACGCTGTGCTACGGTTCTCGAGACTCAAATAAACGACTATCTGATGTCCTTTCAAAAGCCAGATGAGACTGGTAGATCAATCCCTTCAATACAGGGCCCTAAG GCTCTTGGAGATGTTGTGGAGAGTATCGCTGGAGCATTGCTGATCGATACGAGGTTAGATCTCGATCAAGTGTGGAGAGTCTTTGAGCCGTTGCTTTCTCCACTTGTAACTCCAGATAAACTTCAGCTTCCTCCATACCGGGAGCTCAATGAGCTATGCGACTCTCTTGGGTATTTCTTTCGAGTGAAATGTTCAAATGATGGTGTCAAAGCACAAGCCACGATCCAGTTGCAGCTGGATGATGTTCTTTTAACTGGAGATGGATCTGAACAGACAAATAAACTGGCCTTGGGAAAAGCAGCTTCACATCTGCTTACACAACTTGAG AAGAGAAACATTTCACGTAAAACCTCGCTCGGGGATAATCAAAGTTCCATGGATGTCAATCTTGCTTGCAATCATAGCGACAGAGAAACTCTGACTTCAGAGACTACTGAAATCCAGAGTATAGTGATTCCAT TTATTGGACCTATAAACATGAAGAAAGGCGGGCCTCGTGGAACTCTACATGAGTTTTGCAAGAAGCATCTGTGGCCAATGCCTACTTTCGATACCTCGGAAGAGAAATCCAG AACTCCGTTTGAATTCATAGATGGCGGTGAGAAGCGGACTAGCTTCAGCAGTTTCACATCGACCATAACCCTAAGGATACCCAATCGTGAGGCTGTGATGTATGCTGGAGAAGCAAGGCCTGACAAGAAGAGTTCCTTCGACTCTGCAGTCGTGGAATTGCTTTATGAGCTCGAGCGCCGCAAGATCGTCATAATACAAAAGTAG
- the DCL3 gene encoding dicer-like 3 (dicer-like 3 (DCL3); CONTAINS InterPro DOMAIN/s: DNA/RNA helicase, DEAD/DEAH box type, N-terminal (InterPro:IPR011545), DEAD-like helicase, N-terminal (InterPro:IPR014001), Argonaute/Dicer protein, PAZ (InterPro:IPR003100), DNA/RNA helicase, C-terminal (InterPro:IPR001650), Helicase, superfamily 1/2, ATP-binding domain (InterPro:IPR014021), Ribonuclease III (InterPro:IPR000999); BEST Arabidopsis thaliana protein match is: dicer-like 1 (TAIR:AT1G01040.1); Has 13510 Blast hits to 8657 proteins in 2649 species: Archae - 187; Bacteria - 7967; Metazoa - 1616; Fungi - 695; Plants - 614; Viruses - 37; Other Eukaryotes - 2394 (source: NCBI BLink).) — MHSSLEPEKMEEGGGSNSLKRKFSEIDGDQNLDSVSSPMMTDSNGSYELKVYEVAKNRNIIAVLGTGIDKSEITKRLIKAMGSSDTDKRLIIFLAPTVNLVKQQCCEIRALVNLKVEEYFGAKGVDKWTSQRWDEEFSKHDVLVMTPQILLDVLRSAFLKLEMVCLLIIDECHHTTGNHPYAKLMKEFYHESTSKPKIFGLTASAVIRKGIVSSPSNYAAQVSELERLMDSKIFNPEEREGVEKFATTVKEGPILYNPSPSCSLELKEKLETSHLKFDASLRRLQELGKDSFLNMDNKFETYQKRLSIDYREILHCLDNLGLICAHLAAEVCLEKISDTKEESETYKECSMVCKEFLEDILSTIGVYLPQDDKSLVDLQQNHLSAVISGHVSPKLKELFHLLDSFRGDKQKQCLILVERIITAKVIERFVKKEASLAYLNVLYLTENNPSTNVSAQKMQIEIPDLFQHGKVNLLFITDVVEEGFQVPDCSCMVCFDLPKTMCSYSQSQKHAKQSNSKSIMFLERGNPKQRDHLHDLMRREVLIQDPEAPNLKSCPPPVKNGHGVKEIGSMVIPDSNITVSEEAASTQTMSDPPSRNEQLPPCKKLRLDNNLLQSNGKEKVASSKSKSSSSAAGSKKRKELHGTTCANALSGTWGENIDGATFQAYKFDFCCNISGEVYSSFSLLLESTLAEDVGKVEMDLYLVRKLVKASVSPCGQIRLSQEELVKAKYFQQFFFNGMFGKLFVGSKSQGTKREFLLQTDTSSLWHPAFMFLLLPVETNDLASSATIDWSAINSCASIVEFLKKNSLLDLRDSDGNQCNTSSGQEVLLDDKMEETNLIHFANASSDKNSLEELVVIAIHTGRIYSIVEAVSDSSAMSPFEVDASSGYATYAEYFNKKYGIVLAHPNQPLMKLKQSHHAHNLLVDFNEEMVVKTEPKAGNVRKRKPNIHAHLPPELLARIDVPRAVLKSIYLLPSVMHRLESLMLASQLREEIDCSIDNFSISSTSILEAVTTLTCPESFSMERLELLGDSVLKYVASCHLFLKYPDKDEGQLSRQRQSIISNSNLHRLTTSRKLQGYIRNGAFEPRRWTAPGQFSLFPVPCKCGIDTREVPLDPKFFTENMTIKIGKSCDMGHRWVVSKSVSDCAEALIGAYYVSGGLSASLHMMKWLGIDVDFDPNLVVEAINRVSLRCYIPKEDELIELERKIQHEFSAKFLLKEAITHSSLRESYSYERLEFLGDSVLDFLITRHLFNTYEQTGPGEMTDLRSACVNNENFAQVAVKNNLHTHLQRCATVLETQINDYLMSFQKPDETGRSIPSIQGPKALGDVVESIAGALLIDTRLDLDQVWRVFEPLLSPLVTPDKLQLPPYRELNELCDSLGYFFRVKCSNDGVKAQATIQLQLDDVLLTGDGSEQTNKLALGKAASHLLTQLEKRNISRKTSLGDNQSSMDVNLACNHSDRETLTSETTEIQSIVIPFIGPINMKKGGPRGTLHEFCKKHLWPMPTFDTSEEKSRTPFEFIDGGEKRTSFSSFTSTITLRIPNREAVMYAGEARPDKKSSFDSAVVELLYELERRKIVIIQK, encoded by the exons ATGCATTCGTCGTTGGAGCCGGAGAAAATGGAGGAAGGTGGGGGAAGCAATTCGCTTAAGAGAAAATTCTCTGAAATCGATGGAGATCAAAATCTTGATTCTGTCTCTTCTCCTATGATGACTGACTCTAATGg taGTTATGAATTGAAAGTGTACGAGGTTGCTAAGAACAGGAACATAATTGCTGTTTTGGGGACAGGGATTGATAAGTCAGAGATCACTAAGAGGCTTATCAAAGCTATGGGTTCTTCTGATACAGACAAAAGATTGATAATTTTCTTGGCCCCAACTGTGAATCTTGTTAAACAG CAATGCTGTGAGATCAGAGCACTTGTGAATTTGAAAGTTGAAGAGTACTTTGGAGCTAAAGGAGTTGATAAATGGACATCTCAGCGCTGGGATGAGGAATTTAGCAAGCACGAT GTTTTAGTTATGACTCCTCAAATATTATTGGATGTCCTTAGAAGTGCATTCCTGAAACTAGAGATGGTATGTCTTCTAATAATAGATGAATGCCACCATACCACTGGCAATCATCCCTATGCGAAGTTAATGAAG GAATTCTATCACGAATCCACTAGCAAACCGAAGATATTTGGATTGACTGCGTCAGCCGTCATTAGAAAAGGCAT TGTTTCCTCTCCCTCTAACTATGCAGCTCAAGTATCAGAACTTGAGAGACTCATGGACTCAAAG ATTTTTAATCCTGAAGAGCGTGAAGGAGTGGAAAAGTTTGCTACAACGGTTAAAGAAGGTCCAATATTGTATAACCCATCACCATCCTGTAGTTTGgaattgaaagaaaagttaGAAACTTCACACCTCAag TTTGATGCTTCTCTTAGAAGGCTTCAAGAGTTGGGAAAAGACAGTTTTCTGAATATGGATAATAAGTTTGAGACATATCAAAAGAGATTGTCTATCGACTACAGAGAGATTTTGCATTGCCTTGATAATCTTGGCCTGATTTGCGCACACTTG GCGGCTGAAGTCTGCTTGGAGAAAATCTCAGATACGAAAGAGGAAAGTGAAACTTATAAAGAATGCTCAATGGTGTGCAAGGAATTTCTTGAGGATATTTTATCCACCATTGGGGTGTATTTGCCGCAAG ATGATAAGAGTCTGGTAGATTTGCAGCAAAACCATCTGTCAGCAGTAATTTCTGGGCATGTATCTCCAAAGCTAAAAGAACTCTTCCATCTATTGGATTCCTTTAG AGGTGACAAGCAAAAGCAGTGCCTTATTTTAGTTGAGAGAATTATAACTGCGAAAGTGATCGAAAGATTCGTTAAGAAAGAAGCCTCTTTGGCTTACCTTAATGTCTTGTATTTAACCGAAAACAACCCCTCCACCAATGTATCGGCACAGAAAATGCAAATTGAAATCCCTGATTTATTTCAACATGGCAAG GTGAATCTTTTATTCATCACAGATGTGGTTGAAGAGGGATTTCAGGTTCCAGATTGCTCATGCATGGTTTGTTTTGACCTGCCCAAAACAATGTGTAGTTACTCGCAGTCTCAAAAACATGCCAAACAGAGTAATTCTAAGTCTATCATGTTTCTTGAAAG AGGGAACCCGAAGCAAAGAGACCATCTGCATGACCTTATGCGAAGAGAAGTCCTAATTCAAGATCCAGAAGCTCCAAACTTGAAATCGTGTCCACCTCCAGTGAAAAATGGACACGGTGTGAAGGAGATTGGATCCATGGTTATCCCAGATTCTAACATAACTGTATCTGAGGAAGCAGCTTCCACACAAACTATGAGTGATCCTCCTAGCAGAAATGAGCAGTTACCACCGTGTAAAAAGTTACGCTTGGATAACAATCTCTTACAATCCAACGGCAAAGAGAAGGTTGCCTCTTCTAAAAGTAAATCATCTTCATCGGCTGCAG GTTCAAAAAAACGTAAGGAGTTGCACGGAACAACCTGTGCAAACGCATTGTCAGGAACCTGGGGAGAAAATATTGATGGCGCCACCTTTCAGGCTTATAAGTTTGACTTCTGTTGTAATATTTCTGGCGAAGTATACTcgagtttctctcttttgcttgAGTCAACTCTCGCCGAGGATGTTGGTAAAGTTGAGATGGACCTTTACTTGGTCAGGAAGCTTGTCAAGGCTTCTGTCTCACCTTGTGGCCAGATACGTTTGAGTCAAGAGGAG CTGGTCaaagcaaaatattttcagCAGTTTTTCTTTAATGGCATGTTTGGAAAGTTGTTTGTTGGATCTAAGTCACAGGgaacaaagagagaattttTGCTTCAAACTGACACTAGTTCTCTTTGGCACCCTGCCTTTATGTTTCTACTGCTACCAGTTGAAACAAATGATCTAGCTTCGAGTGCGACAATTGATTGGTCAGCTATCAACTCCTGTGCCTCAATAGTTGAGTTCTTGAAGAAAAATTCTCTTCTTGATCTTCGGGATAGTGATGGGAATCAGTGCAATACCTCATCCGGTCAGGAAGTCTTACTAGACGATAAAATGGAAGAAACGAATCTGATTCATTTTGCCAATGCTTCGTCTGATAAAAATAGTCTCGAAGAACTTGTGGTCATTGCAATTCATACTGGACGGATATACTCTATAGTTGAAGCCGTAAGCGATTCTTCTGCTATGAGCCCCTTTGAGGTGGATGCCTCATCAGGCTATGCTACTTATGCagaatattttaacaaaaa GTATGGGATTGTTTTAGCGCACCCGAACCAGCCGTTGATGAAGTTGAAGCAGAGTCACCATGCGCACAACCTTTTAGTCGACTTCAATGAAGAGA TGGTTGTGAAGACAGAACCAAAAGCTGGCAATGTTAGGAAAAGAAAACCGAATATCCATGCGCATTTGCCTCCAGAGCTTTTGGCTAGAATTGATGTACCGCGTGCTGTGCTAAAATCAATCTACTTGCTGCCTTCAGTGATGCACCGCCTAGAGTCTCTAATGTTGGCCAGCCAGCTTAGGGAAGAGATTGATTGTAGCATAGATAACTTCAGTATATCAAGTACATCG ATTCTTGAAGCAGTTACAACACTTACATGCCCCGAATCATTTTCAATGGAGCGGTTGGAACTGCTCGGGGATTCAGTCTTGAAGTATGTTGCGAGCTGTCATCTATTCCTTAAGTATCCTGACAAAGATGAGGGGCAACTATCACGGCAGAGACAATCGATTATATCTAACTCAAATCTTCACCGCTTGACAACCAGTCGCAAACTACAG GGATACATAAGAAATGGCGCTTTTGAACCGCGTCGCTGGACTGCACCTGGtcaattttctctttttcctgtTCCTTGCAAGTGTGGGATTGATACTAGAGAAGTACCATTGGACCCAAAATTCTTCACAGAAAACATGACTATCAAAATAGGCAAGTCTTGCGACATGGGTCATAGATGGGTAGTTTCAAAATCTGTATCAGATTGCGCTGAGGCCCTGATTGGTGCCTATTATGTAAGCGGTGGATTGTCTGCTTCTCTCCATATGATGAAATGGCTCGGTATTGACGTCGATTTTGACCCAAACCTAGTCGTTGAAGCCATCAATAGAGTTTCTCTACGGTGTTACATTCCTAAAGAAGATGAGCTCATAGAGTTGGAGAGAAAGATCCAACATGAATTCTCTGCaaagtttcttttaaaagaGGCTATCACACACTCCTCTCTTCGTGAATCCTATTCATACGAG AGATTAGAGTTTCTTGGCGATTCTGTACTGGATTTTCTAATAACCCGTCATCTTTTTAACACCTACGAACAAACTGGGCCTGGAGAGATGACCGATCTTCGTTCTGCATGTGTaaacaatgaaaattttgCGCAAGTTGCAGTGAAAAATAACCTGCATACCCACCTTCAACGCTGTGCTACGGTTCTCGAGACTCAAATAAACGACTATCTGATGTCCTTTCAAAAGCCAGATGAGACTGGTAGATCAATCCCTTCAATACAGGGCCCTAAG GCTCTTGGAGATGTTGTGGAGAGTATCGCTGGAGCATTGCTGATCGATACGAGGTTAGATCTCGATCAAGTGTGGAGAGTCTTTGAGCCGTTGCTTTCTCCACTTGTAACTCCAGATAAACTTCAGCTTCCTCCATACCGGGAGCTCAATGAGCTATGCGACTCTCTTGGGTATTTCTTTCGAGTGAAATGTTCAAATGATGGTGTCAAAGCACAAGCCACGATCCAGTTGCAGCTGGATGATGTTCTTTTAACTGGAGATGGATCTGAACAGACAAATAAACTGGCCTTGGGAAAAGCAGCTTCACATCTGCTTACACAACTTGAG AAGAGAAACATTTCACGTAAAACCTCGCTCGGGGATAATCAAAGTTCCATGGATGTCAATCTTGCTTGCAATCATAGCGACAGAGAAACTCTGACTTCAGAGACTACTGAAATCCAGAGTATAGTGATTCCAT TTATTGGACCTATAAACATGAAGAAAGGCGGGCCTCGTGGAACTCTACATGAGTTTTGCAAGAAGCATCTGTGGCCAATGCCTACTTTCGATACCTCGGAAGAGAAATCCAG AACTCCGTTTGAATTCATAGATGGCGGTGAGAAGCGGACTAGCTTCAGCAGTTTCACATCGACCATAACCCTAAGGATACCCAATCGTGAGGCTGTGATGTATGCTGGAGAAGCAAGGCCTGACAAGAAGAGTTCCTTCGACTCTGCAGTCGTGGAATTGCTTTATGAGCTCGAGCGCCGCAAGATCGTCATAATACAAAAGTAG